A window of Ananas comosus cultivar F153 linkage group 4, ASM154086v1, whole genome shotgun sequence contains these coding sequences:
- the LOC109709356 gene encoding uncharacterized protein LOC109709356, giving the protein MVSGANGKRADEIQEESVGASAPNDYSTKDHVALYINTSQRGLVDEEKHSKNYRGHLGFAKFGSFGSNNQPTSSASKFYRIKDERNDPSGQPSCTSFRVPFIRKIDWVSLFKMSKEWIKDPVNLALFVWITGVAISGAILFLVMTGMLNKALPEKSQRDTWFEVNNQILNALFTLMCLYRHPKLFHHLALLIRWRSDDVLKLRKIYCKNGTEKPNERKHMMVVVILLHLNCFSQYALCGLNLGYPRSKRPAIGVGLCLSLSIGAAAAASVYNILSPLGKDYETGSDQESSGRPTPTMQSFEKRFSFMAREGGRVPETNPQWVGGLFDFWDDISLAYLSIFCSCCVFGWNMDRLGFGNMYVHVATFLLFCLAPFFIFNLAAVNLNNEAIREALGLTGFVLCIFGLLYGGFWRIQMRKKFNLPGNNFCCGRPNFTDCFQWLCCCWCSLAQEVRTADYYDVVEDKFYLKERGGENGHRLYTPPPEVRFPQFRSNPVSPFQGDVNGPVSVGENSTSPLRFAGAFASQWPAAIAEEGPSERVK; this is encoded by the coding sequence ATGGTTTCGGGCGCTAATGGGAAACGCGCTGATGAAATTCAGGAGGAATCAGTTGGAGCATCAGCTCCCAATGACTACAGCACCAAGGATCATGTAGCACTTTACATAAACACATCTCAAAGGGGACTCGTCGATGAGGAAAAGCATAGCAAAAATTACCGCGGCCATTTAGGTTTCGCGAAATTCGGATCTTTCGGATCTAACAATCAGCCGACGTCGTCGGCTTCCAAGTTTTATAGGATTAAAGATGAAAGGAACGACCCTTCAGGTCAACCATCTTGTACAAGCTTTCGCGTTCCCTTTATTAGGAAAATCGATTGGGTTTCTCTTTTCAAGATGTCGAAGGAATGGATAAAAGACCCCGTGAACCTGGCACTTTTCGTTTGGATAACCGGCGTCGCTATTTCCGGCGCCATCCTCTTCCTTGTCATGACCGGAATGCTGAACAAAGCTTTACCGGAAAAATCCCAAAGAGACACCTGGTTCGAAGTAAATAATCAAATACTGAACGCGTTATTCACTCTCATGTGTCTGTACCGGCACCCAAAGCTGTTCCACCACCTTGCGCTTTTAATCCGTTGGAGATCCGACGATGTCCTTAAACTCCGCAAAATATACTGCAAAAATGGAACCGAGAAACCTAACGAGAGGAAGCATATGATGGTTGTTGTTATTCTCCTTCATTTAAATTGCTTTTCTCAATATGCGCTCTGTGGTCTTAATCTGGGTTACCCTAGGTCGAAGCGTCCGGCCATTGGAGTCGGCCTCTGCCTCTCGCTATCAATTGGTGCGGCAGCTGCTGCAAGTGTGTACAACATCCTCAGCCCTCTCGGAAAAGACTACGAGACCGGGTCCGATCAAGAATCATCAGGCAGGCCCACACCAACTATGCAATCATTTGAAAAGAGGTTCTCTTTTATGGCGAGAGAAGGTGGGAGGGTGCCCGAAACTAACCCACAATGGGTCGGGGGGTTATTTGATTTCTGGGACGATATTTCTTTAGCCTACCTTTCGATTTTCTGCAGCTGCTGTGTGTTTGGGTGGAACATGGATAGGCTTGGGTTTGGCAACATGTACGTCCATGTCGCGACTTTCCTTCTGTTTTGTTTGGCTCCCTTTTTTATATTCAACTTGGCGGCAGTCAATCTCAATAATGAAGCAATTCGAGAGGCGTTGGGTCTCACGGGTTTTGTTCTTTGTATTTTCGGCTTACTGTATGGTGGCTTTTGGAGGATTCAGATGAGAAAAAAGTTCAATCTCCCTGGGAATAATTTCTGTTGTGGAAGGCCAAATTTCACGGATTGTTTCCAGTGGCTCTGTTGCTGCTGGTGCTCTCTTGCTCAGGAAGTGAGGACGGCGGATTACTATGATGTCGTGGAGGATAAGTTTTATCTGAAAGAAAGGGGTGGTGAGAATGGACATAGATTGTATACTCCACCTCCAGAAGTCAGATTTCCTCAGTTTCGATCAAATCCTGTTTCTCCTTTTCAAGGAGATGTTAACGGTCCTGTATCCGTGGGGGAGAATTCGACGAGTCCCCTTAGATTCGCGGGTGCTTTTGCTTCACAATGGCCCGCAGCTATAGCAGAGGAAGGCCCTTCTGAAAGAGTTAAGTAA
- the LOC109709451 gene encoding wound-induced protein 1: MAQHNKKLVELLYDSLARGDTEAAAALLARDVDWWFHGPRRCQHMRRLLTGEAVDEFRFVPRRIAEVGEGAGLGWVVAEGWEGEQAYWVHAWAVEGGVITRFREYFNTSVTVREVGRAAATAADVGCGDGDAVWQSQARAQTSRSLPGLVLAI, from the coding sequence ATGGCACAGCATAACAAGAAGCTGGTGGAGTTGTTATACGATTCACTGGCGCGGGGGGAcacggaggcggcggcggcactgCTGGCGCGGGACGTGGACTGGTGGTTCCACGGGCCCCGGCGGTGCCAGCACATGCGGCGGCTGCTGACGGGGGAGGCGGTGGACGAGTTCCGGTTTGTGCCGCGGCGGATCGCGGAGGTGGGCGAGGGGGCGGGGCTAGGGTGGGTTGTCGCGGAAGGGTGGGAAGGCGAGCAGGCGTATTGGGTCCACGCCTGGGCCGTCGAGGGCGGAGTCATCACGCGGTTTCGCGAGTATTTTAACACGTCGGTTACCGTCAGAGAAGTTGGTCgggccgccgccaccgccgccgacgTTGGATGCGGAGACGGAGACGCCGTTTGGCAGAGCcaggcacgtgcacagaccagCCGGTCGTTGCCGGGGCTCGTCCTCGCAATTTAG